One genomic region from Arthrobacter sp. YN encodes:
- a CDS encoding PH domain-containing protein: MHTEAIDPPDVQWLRVSPKYVTVRLVEWAIGNVLMLAVLSLPLIFVLLGWWRWPPLWLAITVPAVMFVLALWRLVLIPRQVRAIGYAERDDDLLIRRGIFFQRTMVVPYGRMQYVDVAVGPVERSLGLCTLKLHTASTGTNAHLPGLPAEEGARLREQLSARGEARLAGL; this comes from the coding sequence ATGCATACCGAGGCGATTGATCCTCCCGACGTCCAGTGGCTTCGGGTTTCGCCGAAGTACGTCACCGTGCGCTTGGTGGAATGGGCCATCGGCAACGTGCTGATGTTGGCGGTCCTCAGCCTGCCGCTCATTTTCGTTCTGCTGGGTTGGTGGCGCTGGCCTCCGTTGTGGCTCGCCATTACTGTTCCTGCGGTGATGTTCGTCCTGGCGCTGTGGCGGCTGGTGTTGATTCCCCGCCAAGTGCGCGCCATCGGCTACGCAGAACGCGACGACGACCTCCTCATCCGCCGCGGCATTTTCTTCCAGCGCACCATGGTGGTTCCCTACGGCCGGATGCAGTATGTGGACGTTGCGGTTGGACCGGTTGAACGCAGCTTGGGACTGTGCACGCTCAAACTCCACACGGCATCGACCGGAACCAACGCGCACCTGCCGGGTCTTCCCGCTGAGGAAGGCGCACGGTTGCGCGAACAGCTTTCGGCACGCGGAGAAGCCAGGCTGGCCGGGCTGTGA
- the folK gene encoding 2-amino-4-hydroxy-6-hydroxymethyldihydropteridine diphosphokinase, translating to MTSGYTKAILALGSNLGERNDTLSTAVAALVDPPEVRLLGVSPVVQTKAVGGPEGQPDFLNMVMAVETTLTPLELLKHCHDVEQQHHRTREVRWGPRTLDVDVIVFGDVTSDDPVLTIPHPRAAERAFVLYPWSLLEPHAQLNGRSVAELAAVAADMPDIRRFDGYGDVAGVPATGAVEQP from the coding sequence ATGACATCCGGCTACACCAAGGCCATCCTGGCCCTCGGCAGCAACTTGGGGGAGCGCAACGACACCCTTTCCACTGCGGTTGCGGCCTTGGTGGATCCGCCGGAGGTGCGGCTCCTTGGAGTTTCCCCGGTGGTGCAGACCAAGGCAGTCGGCGGCCCGGAAGGGCAGCCGGACTTCTTGAACATGGTCATGGCCGTGGAAACCACACTGACCCCGCTGGAACTCTTGAAGCATTGCCACGACGTCGAACAGCAGCACCACCGTACGCGCGAGGTTCGCTGGGGTCCCAGGACGCTGGATGTGGACGTGATCGTGTTCGGTGACGTCACCAGCGATGATCCGGTTCTGACCATTCCCCATCCCCGGGCAGCTGAGCGCGCTTTCGTGCTCTATCCGTGGTCGTTGTTGGAACCGCACGCACAGTTGAACGGGCGCAGTGTTGCTGAGTTGGCCGCCGTCGCCGCTGATATGCCGGATATCCGGCGTTTCGATGGTTATGGCGACGTCGCCGGCGTGCCTGCGACGGGAGCGGTGGAACAGCCATGA
- a CDS encoding DUF3180 domain-containing protein: protein MKAMRPVVLVLIAVIAAVIGWLATATTNRFSMPTPVLPVSALVTMAVIAGLTLIMGIRVLRWRNGKKKNLLNPILAARTLILAQACAYAGTLLLGWHAGISMDLLRIGSLRGGEGILWNALLMGGGGVVMVVVGLVVERFCRIPPEDLESGTAGPGTRRGETKGEGEYAYRGD from the coding sequence ATGAAAGCAATGCGCCCGGTGGTTCTGGTGCTCATCGCCGTCATCGCTGCGGTCATTGGCTGGTTGGCAACTGCCACCACGAACCGCTTCAGCATGCCTACCCCGGTCCTGCCGGTATCCGCGCTGGTGACCATGGCCGTTATCGCCGGCCTCACCCTGATCATGGGCATTCGCGTGCTGCGCTGGCGCAACGGCAAAAAGAAGAACCTGCTCAATCCGATTCTGGCGGCCAGGACGTTGATCCTTGCCCAGGCCTGCGCCTATGCGGGAACCTTGCTCCTTGGCTGGCATGCCGGAATTTCGATGGACCTCCTCCGCATCGGCAGCTTGCGCGGCGGCGAAGGAATACTGTGGAACGCGCTGCTGATGGGCGGCGGTGGCGTGGTGATGGTGGTGGTTGGGCTCGTGGTGGAGCGTTTCTGCCGGATTCCACCCGAGGATCTTGAAAGTGGCACTGCCGGACCGGGGACCCGTCGCGGCGAAACCAAGGGCGAAGGCGAGTATGCATACCGAGGCGATTGA
- a CDS encoding PH domain-containing protein, with amino-acid sequence MSPEDSAAVSLPDQPEAKVDGDWNRVHPASPFVRGWVALAAVGFFFGRDAFERMLQGRDFLDPNLNGRVPWLLAGGAVVLLLTVGSFILSWYFTRYQVAEGYVRVNTGFLFKQQRQARLDRVQAIDIVQPLLARIFGLAELKFEVADAGESAVRLAYLPLAQAKQLRATILARAAGVVSEPGKEEEIPEAPEHVVLSVPPARLIGSLVLSEQTVGILIGAAVVVAVSVFTENQTLFLALIPGILGIGAAYWNSFNKGYNFTAAISPDGIRLRYGLLDTQAQTLPPGRIQAVMVTQPPLWRIFGWYRMHVNVAGYGVSGSTEGAARTMLLPVGMKPDVLRMMSLVLPDPGVEDPEGVFTAGLDGLAPAGPDAAPTDDFVTTPRRARLLAPLGRRRNGFLATRTALLIRSGRWWHTLVIVPHQRTQSMALHQGPLARRFGVADLVLHTTAGPVSPRVFQADAAQAVELFDQQAARAREARKRQTSEQWLAQVAPQAPEVAAAAEVPATAEQPPQPAQSAQPARPIQQEHPHTSPQQEDRHDG; translated from the coding sequence GTGAGCCCGGAAGACAGCGCGGCGGTGAGCCTGCCGGATCAACCGGAAGCAAAGGTCGACGGCGACTGGAACCGCGTCCACCCGGCGTCACCTTTCGTTCGCGGCTGGGTGGCGCTGGCCGCCGTCGGGTTCTTCTTTGGCCGTGACGCTTTCGAACGCATGTTGCAGGGCAGGGATTTTCTGGATCCGAACCTGAACGGCCGGGTGCCGTGGCTTTTGGCCGGCGGCGCCGTGGTGCTGCTGCTGACGGTGGGCAGCTTCATCCTGAGCTGGTACTTCACGCGTTACCAGGTGGCCGAAGGGTACGTGCGAGTCAACACCGGTTTCCTGTTCAAGCAACAGCGGCAGGCCAGATTGGACCGTGTCCAGGCCATCGACATTGTTCAGCCGCTTTTGGCGCGGATCTTTGGCCTCGCTGAACTCAAGTTTGAAGTGGCCGACGCCGGCGAGTCGGCGGTGCGGCTCGCTTACCTTCCGCTCGCCCAGGCGAAGCAACTGCGCGCCACCATCCTTGCGCGGGCCGCGGGCGTTGTCAGCGAGCCTGGTAAGGAGGAGGAAATTCCTGAGGCGCCCGAGCATGTGGTGCTGTCTGTGCCCCCGGCACGGCTCATCGGGTCGTTGGTGCTGAGCGAGCAAACCGTCGGCATCCTGATCGGTGCCGCCGTGGTGGTGGCTGTCTCCGTTTTCACGGAGAACCAGACGCTGTTCCTGGCGCTCATCCCCGGCATCCTGGGCATCGGTGCCGCGTACTGGAACTCCTTCAACAAGGGCTATAACTTCACGGCAGCCATTTCGCCGGACGGTATCCGCCTTCGATACGGTCTTCTGGATACCCAGGCGCAGACCCTGCCTCCCGGACGCATCCAGGCAGTCATGGTGACGCAGCCGCCTCTCTGGAGGATCTTCGGCTGGTACCGGATGCACGTCAATGTGGCGGGTTATGGGGTGTCGGGCAGTACCGAGGGTGCCGCCCGCACCATGCTGCTGCCCGTCGGAATGAAGCCCGATGTCCTGCGGATGATGTCTTTGGTGCTGCCGGATCCGGGAGTCGAGGACCCGGAGGGCGTCTTCACGGCCGGACTGGATGGGCTGGCTCCGGCCGGGCCCGATGCCGCCCCGACCGATGATTTTGTCACCACACCCCGCCGCGCACGGCTGCTGGCTCCGCTTGGCCGGCGCCGCAACGGATTCCTTGCCACGCGCACGGCGCTGTTGATCCGATCCGGCCGTTGGTGGCACACGCTGGTTATTGTGCCGCATCAGCGGACGCAGTCCATGGCGCTCCATCAGGGGCCGCTGGCCCGCCGCTTCGGAGTGGCCGACCTTGTCCTCCACACCACCGCCGGACCTGTTTCTCCCCGAGTGTTCCAAGCTGATGCCGCGCAGGCCGTGGAGCTCTTCGACCAACAGGCTGCCCGCGCCCGCGAAGCCCGGAAACGGCAGACGAGCGAGCAGTGGCTGGCGCAGGTGGCACCGCAGGCTCCGGAGGTTGCAGCCGCAGCGGAGGTCCCAGCCACAGCGGAACAGCCGCCCCAGCCGGCACAATCCGCGCAGCCGGCCCGGCCAATCCAGCAGGAACACCCCCACACTTCACCACAACAGGAGGACCGCCACGATGGCTAG